The Methanofollis sp. genome includes the window TGTAGATCCTGAAAGATACTCTTATATCCTCTCAGCAGAAAAGGTTGCAGAACACACAGGAAAAGTATGGAGTTGATTCCCTGAGTTATTTCAAAGATAAAGATAGTGGACCGGATGGGGAGATCATACGGGTCCGTCTCCCGAACAAGAGAAACAAAGAGATGTTTGCAAACGCGGAGCTGATGCTCGGCGCAAATCATATCAGAGTCAGGTGCTATGACGGCACGACGCGTGTCGGCCGGATCAAGGGCAAGATCAAGAAGCGGGTCTGGATCCGCGAGGGCGATATCCTGATCGTTACCCCCTGGGACTTCCAGGCAGACAAGTGCGATATCATCTACCGCTACACCCGGCCGCAGG containing:
- the eif1A gene encoding translation initiation factor eIF-1A, which gives rise to MSYFKDKDSGPDGEIIRVRLPNKRNKEMFANAELMLGANHIRVRCYDGTTRVGRIKGKIKKRVWIREGDILIVTPWDFQADKCDIIYRYTRPQVDWLRGHGYL